The genome window GGCGCGGGGATGTCCGACGCTAGATGTTCTGGAACTCGTTCGGCAGTTGCAACATCACGTCCTGGAACTCCGTGCCGGGGCGGGGACGGCCTCTCCCAGAGTCATGAAAAGCGCCGCAACGCCCCTGCGCGCCACGGCCTCATCGGCGCCCGCACGCTCACTCACTCACTCACTCACCGGACGAACTCGGCAACGCCGAATTTCTGGGCGACATCCTCCGGTGGGACCAGGGGCGGGGCGATCTCGGCGGGCAGGACGCCGGCCAAGTGCCTGGCCTCGCCGCCGGTGATCCGCTCGGCCAGCGTCAGCATCGTGGCCCCGCTCAGCTCCTTAGCCTGCCCCTAGGGCGTGTTTCGAAAGTGCTGGTCACAGCCACT of Streptomyces cynarae contains these proteins:
- a CDS encoding DUF2267 domain-containing protein — translated: MLTLAERITGGEARHLAGVLPAEIAPPLVPPEDVAQKFGVAEFVR